One Fusobacterium nucleatum genomic window carries:
- a CDS encoding alpha/beta hydrolase, which yields MNYRIALVHGFFRNYKDMEDLENNLMNMGYTVDNLNFPLTFPPIERAIDILKEYLLSLKEKGINKQNEIVLIGFGFGGVLIRETLKLEEVKGIVDKIILLSSPINDSTLHRRLKRTFPFIDLIFKPLAIYAKTRRDRRRFDKNIEVGLIIGRESSGFFGKWLGEYNDGYIEMKDVNFPDAKDKILIPITHNELNKRIGTARYINNFIAKGKFRLE from the coding sequence ATGAATTATAGAATAGCACTTGTTCATGGGTTTTTTAGAAATTATAAAGATATGGAAGACTTAGAAAATAATTTGATGAATATGGGATATACTGTTGATAATCTAAATTTTCCTTTAACTTTTCCTCCTATTGAAAGAGCAATAGATATTTTAAAAGAATATTTATTATCTTTAAAAGAAAAAGGAATCAATAAACAAAATGAAATTGTGTTAATAGGTTTCGGTTTTGGAGGAGTTCTAATAAGAGAAACTTTAAAATTAGAAGAAGTGAAAGGAATTGTTGATAAAATTATCTTACTCTCTTCACCAATAAATGATTCTACATTACATAGAAGATTAAAGAGAACTTTTCCTTTTATAGATTTAATTTTTAAGCCATTAGCAATCTATGCAAAAACTAGAAGAGATAGAAGAAGATTTGATAAAAACATAGAAGTTGGCTTAATAATAGGTAGAGAAAGCTCTGGATTTTTTGGAAAATGGTTAGGGGAGTATAATGATGGTTATATTGAAATGAAAGATGTAAATTTTCCAGATGCTAAAGACAAGATTTTAATTCCTATCACTCATAATGAGTTGAATAAGAGAATAGGAACAGCTAGATACATAAATAATTTTATTGCTAAGGGGAAATTTAGATTAGAATAA
- a CDS encoding glutaredoxin has protein sequence MPKMYGSMLCPDCVEAKEYFEKINYKYDFVNITESMANLKEFLHLRDTRKEFEEVKSLKYVGIPAILTDDNKIILGDDVLKIK, from the coding sequence ATGCCAAAAATGTATGGTTCTATGCTTTGTCCAGATTGTGTTGAAGCAAAGGAGTATTTTGAAAAAATTAACTATAAGTATGATTTTGTAAATATCACAGAAAGTATGGCTAATTTAAAGGAATTCCTACATCTTAGAGATACAAGAAAAGAGTTTGAAGAAGTAAAATCTTTAAAATATGTGGGAATACCAGCTATTTTAACAGATGATAATAAAATTATTCTTGGTGATGATGTTTTAAAAATTAAATAA
- a CDS encoding toxin-antitoxin system YwqK family antitoxin produces MNNQYNKDGKKEGLWVKIYDNGVVQEERNYVNGVREGVYKSYYMNGEIEIIKNYKNGNLHGKYQTFYSDGKLNSEYNLVDGRKVGEYKEFYPNGILKRETVYVNDGTTSKNIKYFPNGKIKLEVNFVDGHMEGPYKEYHSNEKLFKECSYNKKGKLEGKYKEYDVEGNLLKETTYENGVEI; encoded by the coding sequence ATGAATAACCAATATAACAAAGATGGAAAAAAAGAGGGTTTATGGGTAAAGATTTACGATAATGGTGTTGTACAAGAAGAAAGAAATTATGTTAATGGTGTAAGAGAAGGAGTTTATAAATCTTACTATATGAATGGAGAAATAGAAATTATAAAAAATTATAAAAATGGTAATCTTCATGGAAAATATCAAACATTTTATAGTGATGGAAAATTAAATTCTGAATATAACCTTGTTGATGGAAGAAAAGTTGGAGAATATAAAGAATTCTATCCTAATGGAATTTTAAAAAGAGAAACAGTATATGTAAATGATGGAACAACTTCTAAAAATATAAAATATTTCCCTAATGGAAAAATCAAACTTGAAGTTAATTTTGTAGATGGACATATGGAAGGTCCTTATAAGGAATATCACTCAAATGAAAAATTATTTAAAGAATGTTCTTATAATAAAAAAGGAAAGTTAGAAGGTAAATATAAAGAATATGATGTTGAAGGAAATCTTTTAAAAGAAACAACTTATGAAAATGGGGTTGAAATATAA
- a CDS encoding minor capsid protein yields MAQNSKDYWEERQVRREAKAFTTIQDIEKEYKIALEKAKQDINKEISRITTTYMNDNILNYNEALKLLKGDDYKVWKKDLHDYIKEYKNLLKTAPLDAQKLYLEIETLSSKSRISHLDSLKAQIDMEFTKLIFGVEETGKNALNSVYRDTFIEVTKDLGINAIVSRDKIKTVLDKPWSGANFSQRLWTNTDKLAQTVKQEIVNGMIQGINLKTMTKRVSERFETAKKNDVERLLRTEVNYVLNQATLDGYKEAGIEKYEFSATLDSRTSQICSELHGEVFEIKKIAVGLNYPPMHSRCRSTTIPIIDYESLVKQGREEIKEKDLTPDEESAIIRYIGSDSYKINEPLRNGSELTQDQKEWIKTLDRALDKMPVYEGEVTRSLSFKLQGKEALKEFLNSHIVGKEITYSAYTSATIGEIYNPNGEVQLTIISKTARDITSLNVGEQEILFERNKRFKVIKYEFYKEKHCFKLEEL; encoded by the coding sequence ATGGCTCAGAATAGTAAAGACTACTGGGAAGAAAGACAAGTTAGAAGAGAGGCTAAGGCATTCACTACAATACAGGATATTGAAAAAGAGTATAAGATTGCACTTGAAAAAGCCAAGCAGGATATAAATAAAGAGATTTCTAGAATAACTACAACTTATATGAATGATAATATTCTAAATTATAATGAAGCTTTGAAACTTTTAAAAGGTGACGATTATAAAGTTTGGAAAAAAGATTTGCATGATTATATAAAAGAATATAAGAATCTTTTAAAAACAGCACCATTGGATGCACAGAAATTATATTTAGAAATTGAAACATTATCCTCTAAAAGTAGAATTAGTCATTTGGATAGTCTTAAAGCTCAAATAGATATGGAATTTACTAAGTTAATTTTTGGAGTTGAAGAAACTGGGAAAAATGCTTTAAATTCTGTTTATAGAGATACTTTTATAGAAGTAACAAAAGATTTGGGTATTAATGCTATTGTAAGTAGAGATAAAATAAAAACAGTTTTAGACAAGCCTTGGAGTGGTGCTAATTTTTCTCAGAGGCTTTGGACTAATACTGATAAATTAGCTCAAACAGTTAAACAAGAAATAGTTAATGGTATGATACAAGGTATCAATCTGAAAACTATGACTAAAAGAGTATCTGAAAGGTTTGAGACAGCTAAAAAGAATGATGTTGAAAGACTTCTAAGAACTGAAGTTAATTATGTTTTAAACCAAGCTACACTAGATGGATATAAGGAAGCAGGAATAGAAAAATATGAATTCAGTGCTACTTTGGATAGTAGAACAAGTCAAATTTGTTCTGAGCTACATGGAGAAGTATTTGAAATAAAAAAAATTGCAGTAGGATTAAATTATCCACCAATGCATTCACGATGTAGAAGTACAACTATTCCAATTATTGATTATGAAAGTTTAGTTAAACAAGGAAGAGAAGAAATTAAAGAAAAAGATTTAACTCCAGATGAAGAATCTGCTATAATAAGATATATTGGTTCAGATTCTTATAAAATAAATGAACCTCTTAGAAATGGTAGTGAATTAACTCAAGACCAAAAGGAATGGATAAAAACATTGGATAGAGCCTTAGATAAAATGCCAGTGTATGAGGGAGAAGTTACTAGAAGTTTAAGTTTTAAATTGCAAGGTAAGGAAGCATTGAAAGAGTTTTTGAACTCTCATATTGTAGGAAAAGAAATTACTTACTCAGCATATACATCAGCAACTATTGGAGAAATATATAACCCTAATGGGGAGGTTCAATTAACTATAATTTCTAAAACAGCAAGAGACATAACAAGTTTAAATGTTGGAGAGCAAGAAATTTTATTTGAAAGAAATAAAAGATTTAAAGTTATAAAATATGAATTTTATAAAGAAAAGCATTGTTTTAAGTTGGAGGAATTATAG
- a CDS encoding helix-turn-helix domain-containing protein — protein sequence MNISSSLKILREKYNLTQKSLAEAHGLSCQMIYLMENNKAKASKKNINLLIKKFLTDFEKQGKKYTKKEISEFEREILET from the coding sequence TTGAATATTTCTAGTTCATTAAAAATTCTTAGAGAAAAATATAATTTAACACAAAAGAGTTTAGCAGAAGCACATGGTTTATCTTGTCAAATGATTTATTTGATGGAAAATAATAAAGCTAAAGCTAGTAAAAAAAACATAAATTTATTAATTAAAAAATTTCTCACAGATTTTGAAAAACAAGGAAAAAAATATACAAAAAAAGAAATTAGTGAATTTGAGAGAGAAATTTTAGAAACTTAA